One genomic region from Gossypium hirsutum isolate 1008001.06 chromosome D13, Gossypium_hirsutum_v2.1, whole genome shotgun sequence encodes:
- the LOC107920354 gene encoding uncharacterized protein At1g51745: protein MENGAGIDGGGVGSIVWVRRRNGSWWPGKILGPEELPASHLASPRIGTPVKLLGREDASVDWYNLEKSKRVKAFLCGEFDDCIERAESSQGVPPKKREKYARREDAILHVLELEKELLRKQGKLDRPSNARSKSSGSAKKDSCGSDISNGKPGNTKSIQSRNQDTSIKGETVSSPVLLQKDQARNLPSSENDHAEIIPRMREMQDMGLKTACAKQKLTSFCALDDDTLSPSTRVPSMGRPAHINGEQRMEGVLRAKRSKCMYFPPESFDVLDYKEILRNQIEMSPSHFLECDSYPFHRLLIEDDSSEFLEDVESGSSESTSSESESESDSSETEPDMDEDITSHSGATICMDARLGAFQRLDTLGGGSMGQGESDESSLSGEMSHFYPHDPHSVNEAVSKWQLKGKRNLRNLGKRSMDASEIRGYDGYAPGLHSEERGMFRKRLLGQTYCRNHDFDNDVDVAGLSAKDFGAQMFGFDGTGSLYMPRDSSRSRDSFDHNIHDWEGMQWENHAAERNEWENEVWHFDPKFSTHQNFGGKRRSILIDVDLNVQASYLKEPVPIVSLMSKLDGKAIIGHPIQIEALDDNSTETLLSANGYFSNGLMNNGYTSLPPAWRTAKRTNFRVPRPHRPFAVGSYEGGEYHSLNHERKPPFKKYNVVSPNHSAAPVKKRISPVPVSPTDRQLQRKLPKKVSLFSSPKTRTLSSIGIEHTLISKLIHDSGNCQMEGSIKPESSGLTTVVCIPVKLVFSRLLEKINRPPSKAANKVILSTSDAVRDPS from the exons ATGGAGAATGGGGCAGGAATAGATGGAGGAGGAGTCGGGTCGATCGTGTGGGTACGCAGGAGGAACGGATCGTGGTGGCCGGGGAAGATACTGGGGCCTGAAGAGTTACCGGCTTCACACCTTGCGTCTCCAAGGATTGGAACTCCAGTCAAACTTCTTGGCAGAGAGGATGCCAGCGT CGATTGGTACAATTTAGAAAAGTCTAAGCGTGTGAAGGCATTTCTATGTGGGGAGTTCGATGATTGCATTGAAAGGGCAGAATCCTCACAAGGTGTGCCACCcaagaaaagagagaaatatgCTCGACGGGAAGACGCTATCCTTCATGTGCTTGAACTTGAGAAGGAATTATTGAGAAAACAAGGAAAATTAGATAGACCTTCTAATGCAAGAAGTAAATCATCTGGTTCTGCTAAGAAGGATTCTTGTGGTTCAGATATTAGTAATGGAAAACCTGGGAACACAAAATCAATTCAATCCAGGAATCAAGATACTTCCATCAAGGGTGAGACAGTGAGTAGCCCTGTACTTTTGCAAAAAGATCAAGCCAGAAATCTGCCAAGTTCCGAAAATGATCATGCTGAAATCATACCTCGGATGAGAGAAATGCAGGATATGGGGCTCAAGACTGCATGTGCAAAGCAAAAGCTTACATCTTTCTGTGCTTTGGATGATGATACTCTATCTCCTTCAACAAGGGTTCCCAGCATGGGAAGACCTGCGCACATTAATG GAGAGCAGCGAATGGAAGGTGTTCTCCGAGCAAAGAGGAGCAAATGCATGTACTTCCCACCCGAGTCTTTTGATGTGTTGGATTATAAAGAAATTCTTCGAAATCAAATTGAGATGTCACCTTCCCATTTTCTGGAATGTGATTCTTATCCTTTTCATAGGCTCTTGATTGAAGATGATTCTAGTGAGTTCTTGGAAGATGTTGAATCTGGTTCTTCTGAATCAACTTCCTCTGAATCTGAGTCAGAGTCTGATTCTTCTGAGACCGAAccagatatggatgaggatatcACTTCACACTCAG GTGCTACTATATGTATGGATGCTCGATTGGGTGCCTTTCAAAGACTCGACACACTAGGAGGTGGAAGCATGGGCCAGGGGGAGTCTGATGAGTCATCTCTTTCTGGTGAGATGTCTCACTTTTATCCTCATGATCCTCATTCTGTGAATGAAGCGGTGTCTAAATGGCAGCTTAAAGGGAAAAGGAACTTACGGAATCTGGGAAAAAGATCCATGGATGCATCAGAGATAAGAGGTTATGATGGATATGCTCCTGGGTTACATTCTGAAGAACGAGGAATGTTCAGAAAAAGGCTGTTAGGTCAGACTTATTGTAGAAATCATGACTTCGACAATGATGTTGATGTGGCTGGTTTGAGTGCAAAAGATTTTGGAGCCCAAATGTTTGGTTTTGATGGTACAGGATCTTTATATATGCCAAGGGATTCATCCAGAAGTAGAGATAGTTTCGATCATAACATCCATGATTGGGAAGGCATGCAATGGGAAAACCATGCTGCTGAGAGAAATGAGTGGGAGAATGAAGTGTGGCATTTTGATCCAAAATTTTCTACCCAtcaaaattttggtgggaaaagAAGATCTATATTGATAGATGTTGATTTGAATGTCCAAGCAAGCTATCTGAAAGAACCTGTACCTATAGTTTCATTGATGAGCAAGTTGGATGGGAAGGCAATAATAGGGCATCCCATTCAAATTGAAGCTCTAGACGACAATTCAACTGAGACTCTTCTCTCCGCTAATGGTTATTTCAGTAATGGGCTAATGAACAATGGATACACATCTCTTCCGCCAGCATGGAGGACTGCCAAGAGGACAAATTTTAGGGTCCCACGTCCTCACCGACCATTTGCAGTGGGTAGTTATGAAGGTGGTGAATATCATTCCTTGAATCATGAACGAAAACCACCTTTTAAGAAGTACAATGTAGTAAGTCCCAATCACAGTGCAGCCCCGGTTAAAAAGAGAATCTCTCCTGTTCCAGTCTCTCCTACAGACAGGCAGTTACAAAGAAAGTTAccaaagaaagtaagcttatttTCTAGCCCGAAAACAAGAACATTGTCATCGATTGGTATAGAACATACTCTCATATCTAAGCTCATACATGATAGCGGTAATTGTCAAATGGAGGGATCAATCAAACCAGAGTCATCTGGACTCACAACAGTGGTCTGCATACCTGTCAAACTAGTATTCAGTAGGTTACTTGAAAAGATCAATAGGCCACCTTCAAAAGCAGCTAATAAAGTGATTCTCTCCACTAGTGATGCAGTAAGAGATCCGTCCTAG